The following are from one region of the Paenibacillus sp. JZ16 genome:
- a CDS encoding DUF2264 domain-containing protein: MSIKATGNPDGGLTHPVARNPLRTRDDVQEALTQLLEPLNKRYSEGRARLSLERSGADAYADIAEMEGFSRVLWGLVPAVAGGSHGDLWELSLQGIRSGTDPTHAEYWGKVNDYDQRLVEMAVFGLAFALIPERIWQPLNEKERSNLYQWLDQINYHPCHDCNWLFFHVFVNVGFLKAGLPYDAEQLENNLQRIEEFYLDAGWYSDGIGGHSDYYVPYAFHFYGLIYAQLMGEEDPERAGRYRERAALFARDFVHWFAPDGAAVPYGRSLTYRFAQSAFWSAAAYAGLEGFRPGELKGLILRNLRWWFQQPIFDRDGVLTIGYAYPNRIMSENYNAAGSVYWSLKTFLILALPDEHPFWTAEEQELPETGDISVQEQAHLVFCRDQQTGHVAAFNTGHPSTNEHTHTSAKYEKFVYSTAFAFSVPRAEWGLAQGAYDSMLALSEGDRLFRVKRLCEETWIQEHVLYAQWKPWRDVEVRTWVAAGLPWHIRIHRISTGRMLDAAEGGFALGLGSLNSSMAGEGAASASGTFGTSAIYGMLGYDTAELIYPHANTNLLRPRTVIPTLMAALEPGTHWLISAVHGDPGPHVVEEPSMVAVTKGLGVEIGQREIKITTQTGKVIVIPMD, from the coding sequence ATGAGCATAAAGGCAACGGGGAATCCCGATGGCGGCTTGACCCATCCGGTTGCCCGGAATCCGCTGCGAACAAGAGACGATGTGCAGGAAGCACTAACCCAACTGCTCGAGCCTCTGAATAAAAGGTACAGCGAGGGGCGAGCACGATTAAGCCTTGAACGATCGGGAGCCGACGCCTATGCCGATATTGCGGAGATGGAGGGTTTCTCGCGAGTCCTGTGGGGACTCGTACCCGCCGTTGCCGGCGGATCCCATGGGGATCTGTGGGAGCTGTCTCTCCAAGGGATACGTTCAGGGACGGATCCGACGCATGCGGAGTATTGGGGAAAGGTGAATGATTATGACCAACGGCTGGTGGAGATGGCGGTATTCGGATTGGCTTTCGCCCTCATTCCGGAGCGAATCTGGCAGCCGCTGAACGAGAAGGAGAGGAGCAACCTCTATCAGTGGCTTGATCAGATCAACTATCACCCTTGTCATGATTGCAATTGGCTATTTTTCCATGTGTTTGTCAACGTTGGCTTCCTCAAAGCAGGCTTGCCGTACGATGCTGAGCAGCTGGAGAACAATCTCCAGCGCATTGAGGAATTCTATCTGGATGCAGGCTGGTACAGCGACGGAATCGGGGGGCACAGCGATTATTACGTGCCGTATGCCTTTCACTTCTACGGTCTGATCTATGCGCAGCTGATGGGAGAGGAGGACCCGGAACGCGCCGGGCGCTACAGGGAGCGGGCAGCGTTGTTTGCCCGCGATTTCGTCCACTGGTTCGCCCCCGACGGGGCGGCCGTTCCTTATGGGCGCAGCTTGACGTACCGCTTTGCCCAGTCGGCGTTCTGGTCGGCTGCGGCCTATGCCGGGCTGGAAGGGTTTCGTCCGGGTGAGCTAAAAGGGCTGATCCTGAGAAATCTCAGATGGTGGTTTCAGCAGCCCATATTCGACCGGGACGGCGTGTTGACGATCGGCTACGCGTACCCAAACCGGATCATGTCGGAGAATTATAACGCGGCCGGCTCCGTGTACTGGTCGCTGAAGACGTTCCTGATCCTGGCTTTGCCGGACGAGCATCCGTTCTGGACGGCCGAGGAGCAGGAACTGCCGGAGACGGGAGATATTTCGGTGCAGGAGCAAGCGCATCTGGTGTTTTGCCGGGATCAGCAGACCGGCCATGTGGCCGCGTTCAATACGGGCCATCCGTCTACGAACGAGCATACGCATACTTCCGCCAAGTATGAGAAGTTTGTTTACTCAACCGCCTTTGCATTCAGCGTTCCGAGGGCGGAATGGGGACTGGCCCAGGGGGCTTACGATTCCATGCTGGCGCTTAGCGAAGGTGATCGGCTGTTCCGGGTCAAGCGCTTATGCGAAGAAACATGGATTCAGGAGCACGTGCTGTATGCACAATGGAAGCCGTGGAGAGACGTGGAGGTACGGACCTGGGTAGCGGCGGGGCTCCCTTGGCATATTCGCATCCATCGGATCAGCACGGGAAGAATGCTTGATGCTGCAGAAGGCGGGTTTGCTTTAGGCTTGGGATCTTTAAACAGCTCCATGGCGGGAGAAGGGGCAGCATCGGCTTCCGGCACCTTCGGCACGAGCGCCATCTATGGCATGCTCGGTTACGATACAGCAGAGCTCATCTATCCCCATGCCAATACCAATCTCCTGCGTCCCCGCACCGTCATTCCTACGTTGATGGCGGCGCTCGAACCCGGAACCCATTGGCTCATATCGGCTGTGCACGGCGATCCAGGTCCTCACGTCGTCGAGGAGCCTTCCATGGTTGCCGTAACAAAGGGTCTGGGTGTAGAAATCGGCCAGCGTGAGATTAAAATAACGACACAGACGGGGAAAGTCATCGTGATTCCGATGGACTAA
- a CDS encoding oxidoreductase: MHSYPNLLTEASLGSLKLSNRAVLSPMTRTSAEPNGLANDRMVRYYQRFAKGGFGLIITEGLYPDDVQSQSYLNQPGMANDQQAASWKPVIEAVHREGSKIIAQLMHAGALVQHERFIPVAPSAVKPVGAMLEDHGGSGEFATPRELTQPQIKQTIQDFAQAALRAKAAGFDGVEIHAANGYLLDQFLTDYTNRRTDEYGGSTENRIRIVVEVLEAIRAAVGPDYTVGVRISQGKVNDFHHKWAQGVADAKTIFEQLSGASPSYIHTTEYKAYAPAFADGETTLAELAATYGGLPVIANGKLGEPAVAERILASGHAHFAAIGTSALVNPDWVNKARTGTELRPFNHQFLQPIATIREDEVLI, translated from the coding sequence ATGCATTCATATCCCAACCTGCTAACCGAAGCTTCATTAGGATCTTTGAAACTGTCCAATCGGGCCGTACTCTCGCCCATGACTAGAACGAGCGCGGAGCCGAATGGCTTGGCAAACGACCGAATGGTTCGATACTATCAGAGATTCGCAAAGGGCGGGTTCGGTCTGATCATTACGGAAGGCCTTTATCCGGATGACGTTCAGAGCCAAAGCTATCTCAACCAACCCGGCATGGCGAATGACCAGCAGGCCGCGTCCTGGAAGCCTGTCATCGAAGCTGTTCATCGGGAGGGAAGTAAAATCATTGCGCAGTTGATGCACGCCGGGGCCCTGGTTCAGCATGAGCGATTCATCCCGGTCGCGCCTTCAGCGGTGAAGCCGGTGGGCGCCATGCTTGAGGACCATGGAGGAAGCGGAGAATTCGCCACCCCTCGGGAGTTAACGCAGCCTCAGATTAAACAAACGATCCAGGATTTTGCGCAAGCGGCACTCCGCGCCAAGGCTGCTGGATTCGACGGGGTTGAAATCCATGCGGCAAACGGCTATTTGCTCGATCAATTCCTAACCGATTACACCAACCGCAGAACGGATGAATACGGCGGGTCCACGGAGAATCGGATTCGAATTGTCGTTGAGGTGTTGGAAGCCATTCGGGCAGCCGTTGGCCCGGATTATACCGTTGGCGTGCGGATTTCCCAGGGCAAGGTGAACGATTTCCATCATAAGTGGGCTCAGGGAGTTGCGGATGCTAAGACAATATTCGAACAATTGAGCGGGGCCTCACCATCTTACATTCACACGACGGAGTACAAAGCTTACGCCCCCGCTTTCGCTGATGGCGAGACCACCTTAGCCGAGCTTGCCGCAACATACGGCGGTCTTCCCGTCATCGCGAACGGCAAACTCGGCGAGCCGGCGGTCGCAGAACGAATCTTGGCTTCTGGCCATGCGCATTTCGCTGCGATCGGCACCAGCGCCTTGGTCAACCCGGATTGGGTGAATAAAGCTCGGACAGGGACAGAGCTGCGGCCCTTTAATCACCAATTTCTGCAGCCCATCGCCACGATCAGGGAGGATGAGGTGCTTATATGA
- a CDS encoding LysR family transcriptional regulator: MDLTDLRTIAVIVEEGSVSGAAEKMGYVQSNVTARIRKLESELGVPLFDRHPKGVTPTERGLVLYRYAKEILDMAEEAVAAVKEPPYPCGPLVIGVVETMATSPSFIQALSHFQRTYPEVALSLVSGTSPQHYEGMLSRRLDGAFITGDYDKSLLVSELEIREEVSLLASSEESEEEGAFKAFELTGASWIVFPKGCPFRRSNEEWLSSEGIAAANMIEISTLETMLSCVRAKLGCALLPASAIPWSDPGLKAYPVPEEYRSATTRLLRRNESFRSKAFAAFAECVREAGGLNSTGIQAS; encoded by the coding sequence ATGGACTTAACGGATCTGAGGACGATCGCCGTCATCGTGGAGGAAGGCAGCGTATCAGGTGCTGCCGAGAAGATGGGGTATGTGCAATCCAACGTGACGGCGCGCATTCGCAAGCTGGAGTCCGAGCTGGGTGTTCCTTTGTTCGATAGGCATCCCAAAGGAGTCACTCCCACGGAAAGGGGGCTCGTTCTCTATCGATATGCCAAGGAGATTCTAGACATGGCTGAGGAAGCCGTTGCCGCCGTGAAGGAGCCGCCCTATCCATGCGGTCCGCTTGTGATCGGCGTCGTGGAGACGATGGCGACATCGCCATCCTTTATTCAGGCCTTGTCCCACTTTCAACGAACCTATCCGGAGGTCGCGCTATCTCTCGTTAGCGGAACATCTCCACAGCATTATGAAGGCATGCTCAGCCGTAGATTGGACGGTGCGTTCATTACCGGTGATTATGATAAGTCGCTGCTTGTGAGCGAGCTGGAAATCCGGGAGGAGGTGTCGCTGCTCGCTTCGTCGGAGGAATCCGAAGAAGAGGGGGCATTCAAGGCATTCGAACTAACGGGTGCTTCTTGGATCGTATTTCCCAAGGGATGTCCGTTCCGGAGGTCTAACGAAGAATGGCTTAGCAGCGAAGGGATCGCCGCAGCGAACATGATCGAAATCAGCACATTGGAGACGATGCTCAGCTGCGTACGGGCCAAACTGGGCTGCGCGCTTCTGCCGGCATCGGCGATTCCTTGGTCCGATCCAGGATTAAAGGCCTACCCCGTACCGGAAGAGTATCGCAGTGCCACGACCCGGCTACTCCGTCGCAATGAATCATTCCGCAGCAAGGCGTTTGCCGCTTTCGCGGAATGCGTCAGAGAAGCGGGCGGTCTGAATTCGACTGGAATTCAGGCCTCCTGA
- the ilvA gene encoding threonine ammonia-lyase IlvA → MEETYTAKRAVSMEDIVRAHHVLREVIVRTPLQRDAVLSAKYDCEVYLKREDLQVVRSFKIRGAYNMIRSLSDEERGNGIVCASAGNHAQGVAFSCNALNIRGKIYMPSTTPNQKVKQVKRFGGGSVEVILTGDTFDDAYAEAIKACDEYGMTFIHPFDEAKIIAGNGTIGMEVMEELDAPADYMFVTIGGGGLAAGVATYVKTVSPTTQVIGVEPLGAASMIEAKKQGEVVTMHEIDKFVDGAAVKRVGQLTYDICCELVDDIVTVPEGKACTTILELYNENAIVVEPAGSLAVAALDMNRDRIRGKTVVCIISGGNNDIDRMQEIKERSLIYEGLKHYFMINFPQRAGALREFLEEVLGPDDDIARFEYTKKHNKEDGPALVGIELLRPEDYGPLVERMQRKGLDYTELNKNMNLFNLLI, encoded by the coding sequence ATGGAAGAGACGTATACGGCAAAACGGGCAGTCAGCATGGAGGACATCGTACGCGCACACCACGTGCTTCGTGAAGTGATCGTGCGGACGCCACTGCAGCGCGACGCTGTGCTGTCAGCCAAGTATGACTGCGAAGTGTATTTGAAGCGCGAGGACTTGCAGGTGGTTCGCTCCTTCAAGATCCGCGGCGCTTACAATATGATTCGCAGCTTGTCAGACGAGGAACGTGGTAACGGGATCGTGTGCGCGAGTGCGGGAAACCATGCGCAAGGGGTGGCTTTCTCCTGTAATGCGCTGAATATTAGAGGCAAGATTTATATGCCGAGTACAACCCCGAATCAGAAGGTGAAGCAGGTGAAGCGTTTTGGCGGGGGCAGTGTCGAGGTCATTTTGACAGGCGATACCTTCGACGATGCTTATGCTGAGGCGATCAAGGCTTGTGATGAGTATGGCATGACCTTTATTCACCCGTTCGATGAAGCGAAGATCATCGCGGGCAACGGCACGATCGGGATGGAAGTTATGGAGGAGCTGGACGCTCCGGCTGATTATATGTTTGTCACCATTGGCGGCGGCGGTCTTGCCGCAGGCGTGGCAACATATGTCAAAACCGTCAGCCCAACGACGCAAGTGATTGGCGTTGAACCGCTCGGCGCAGCGTCCATGATCGAGGCCAAGAAGCAGGGTGAGGTGGTCACCATGCACGAGATCGACAAATTCGTGGATGGCGCAGCCGTTAAGCGTGTCGGGCAACTGACCTACGATATCTGCTGCGAGCTTGTCGATGACATCGTGACGGTACCGGAAGGAAAAGCCTGCACCACCATCCTGGAGCTGTATAACGAAAATGCAATCGTTGTAGAGCCTGCCGGGTCGCTGGCCGTGGCGGCGCTGGATATGAACCGGGACCGGATTCGCGGAAAAACGGTCGTATGCATCATCAGCGGCGGCAATAACGATATCGACCGGATGCAGGAAATCAAGGAGCGTTCCTTGATTTATGAAGGACTGAAGCATTACTTCATGATCAATTTCCCGCAGCGTGCGGGAGCACTCCGCGAGTTTTTGGAAGAAGTGCTGGGTCCCGACGACGATATCGCACGCTTCGAATACACGAAGAAGCATAACAAGGAAGACGGGCCTGCCCTGGTGGGCATCGAGCTGTTAAGGCCCGAGGATTACGGTCCGCTGGTAGAGCGGATGCAGCGCAAGGGTCTGGATTATACAGAGCTGAACAAGAACATGAACCTGTTCAATCTGCTGATTTAA
- a CDS encoding DUF1129 family protein gives MNTKQMIKENNRLQDAMKPNNLSYYQDMVVYIRSSSVQEQKGEELLLEIAQHLLDAQAKGKSAEDVFGSDPESYCKELVEQLPKMKGLSSLQYHLMIPWIALTWFFFVQALVGFITMWAGGPVERMTQVRISTLILIAGGSYVLIHALLRSMKSDTFKPEEDKRKINVRNMGIYVAITVLILVAGVWLGRLLPVLTIAPWISLVIFLVGIAGTKLLFSSK, from the coding sequence ATGAATACCAAACAGATGATTAAAGAGAACAATCGACTCCAGGATGCCATGAAACCAAACAACCTGAGCTATTACCAGGACATGGTGGTCTATATCCGCAGCAGCTCGGTGCAGGAACAAAAAGGCGAGGAGTTGCTGCTCGAGATCGCCCAGCACCTGCTGGACGCCCAAGCCAAAGGCAAAAGCGCCGAGGACGTATTCGGAAGCGATCCCGAATCCTACTGCAAAGAGCTGGTAGAACAGCTGCCAAAAATGAAGGGCCTCAGCAGTCTCCAATATCATCTCATGATCCCGTGGATTGCTTTAACCTGGTTTTTCTTCGTCCAAGCGCTGGTCGGTTTCATCACGATGTGGGCCGGGGGACCGGTTGAACGCATGACGCAGGTCCGTATTTCTACCCTGATTCTGATAGCAGGCGGTTCCTATGTGCTGATCCACGCATTGTTAAGATCCATGAAGAGCGACACCTTCAAGCCGGAGGAGGACAAGCGCAAGATTAATGTCCGCAATATGGGGATTTATGTCGCCATCACCGTATTGATTCTGGTTGCCGGCGTGTGGCTGGGGCGGCTGCTGCCGGTTCTGACGATAGCGCCATGGATCAGTCTCGTCATATTCCTGGTCGGAATCGCCGGGACGAAGCTTCTTTTTTCGAGCAAATAA
- a CDS encoding PadR family transcriptional regulator, whose protein sequence is MTTQSQMLKGILEGCILSLMEHREVYGYELSTLLEDSGLTFVSEGSIYPLLLRMQKEQLIEGTLRPAPGAGGPPRKYYNLTDKGRQVLQQFKEHWGTLKDSVDHILTRGGQ, encoded by the coding sequence ATGACCACCCAAAGTCAGATGCTAAAAGGCATTCTCGAAGGCTGCATTCTCTCGCTCATGGAGCATCGGGAGGTATACGGTTATGAGCTTAGCACGCTGCTGGAAGACAGCGGGCTAACGTTTGTGAGCGAAGGCAGCATTTATCCCCTGCTGCTTCGCATGCAGAAAGAGCAGTTAATCGAAGGGACACTTCGGCCTGCGCCCGGTGCCGGGGGGCCCCCCCGCAAATACTACAATTTGACCGATAAAGGCCGACAGGTTCTTCAACAATTCAAGGAGCATTGGGGAACGCTTAAAGATAGTGTGGACCACATTCTAACCCGCGGAGGACAGTGA
- a CDS encoding alpha/beta hydrolase, whose product MERQITIRHNQEELTATIHYPLKESAHGSRCNRVPLVIICHGFVGSRIGVDRLFVKTAREFAEDGYMVIRFDYIGCGESSGNYGSEGLDSMIAQTRSVLDYGLSCTDVDPTRITLIGHSLGGAVALQTAVRDRRVKNLILWSAVGYPFNDIVKITGRDVYDTSVKSGSADYLGYSFTPVFFESLAQGQPFQEAIKFTGNVLVIHGTSDEVIPVDYAFLYQKVFWMRQEGRCDKEIIFQADHTYSAGPQRELLLQRTRDWLNEQENIQQEWQHWMI is encoded by the coding sequence ATGGAGCGGCAAATTACAATCCGGCATAATCAAGAGGAACTTACGGCAACCATCCATTACCCGTTGAAGGAATCGGCTCACGGAAGCCGGTGCAATCGGGTCCCGCTGGTCATTATCTGCCATGGCTTTGTGGGAAGCCGTATCGGCGTGGATCGGTTGTTTGTCAAAACGGCGCGGGAGTTTGCCGAGGACGGGTACATGGTGATCCGCTTCGACTATATCGGATGCGGGGAAAGCTCCGGCAATTACGGCAGCGAAGGTCTCGATTCGATGATTGCCCAGACGCGTTCCGTCCTTGATTATGGACTCAGCTGCACCGATGTCGATCCGACGCGCATCACTCTCATCGGGCATAGCTTGGGCGGCGCTGTCGCCCTGCAAACCGCCGTTCGGGATCGGCGGGTGAAGAATCTGATCCTGTGGTCTGCGGTAGGATATCCGTTCAACGATATCGTCAAAATCACCGGTCGCGATGTATACGACACCTCTGTCAAGTCGGGATCCGCCGATTATTTGGGATACTCGTTTACCCCGGTCTTTTTCGAATCGCTGGCACAGGGTCAGCCTTTCCAGGAAGCAATCAAGTTTACGGGCAATGTGCTGGTGATACATGGTACCTCGGATGAGGTCATTCCGGTGGATTACGCATTTTTGTACCAAAAAGTGTTCTGGATGCGCCAGGAAGGCCGCTGCGATAAGGAGATTATCTTCCAGGCCGATCACACGTACTCTGCCGGACCCCAGCGCGAGCTGCTGCTTCAGCGGACACGGGATTGGTTGAACGAGCAGGAGAACATTCAGCAGGAGTGGCAGCACTGGATGATTTAA